Proteins encoded within one genomic window of Dyadobacter chenhuakuii:
- a CDS encoding sugar transferase, translating into MGKRLLDIFLAATGLIILSPLFFIISFVLWFETKGNVFFCQLRPGLYGKIFTIYKFRTLTDVQSTLYQPNAPPSISRFGKFLRRSSLDEIPQLWNVLKGDMSLVGPRPLLPEYLEIYNAEQCRRHDVLPGLTGWAQVNGRTAISWEKKFELDVWYVENRSFLLDMKILYLTCSTIFKNQTEHSSAPFKTFKG; encoded by the coding sequence ATAGGAAAAAGACTCTTAGATATATTTTTAGCGGCGACCGGACTAATCATCCTGTCGCCGCTTTTTTTTATAATATCCTTTGTCCTTTGGTTTGAAACCAAAGGCAATGTGTTTTTTTGTCAGTTGAGGCCTGGCTTGTATGGGAAGATTTTCACTATATACAAATTCCGGACATTAACCGACGTTCAAAGCACTTTATATCAGCCAAATGCTCCGCCGTCTATCTCACGATTCGGCAAATTTCTTCGCAGATCTTCATTAGACGAAATCCCCCAACTCTGGAATGTTTTAAAAGGGGATATGAGCCTGGTAGGCCCGAGACCATTACTCCCGGAATATCTTGAAATCTACAACGCTGAGCAATGCAGGCGTCACGACGTTTTGCCCGGCTTAACCGGCTGGGCGCAGGTGAACGGGCGCACTGCGATCAGTTGGGAAAAGAAATTTGAACTCGATGTCTGGTATGTTGAGAACCGTTCCTTCTTGCTGGATATGAAGATTTTGTATTTGACCTGCTCAACAATTTTCAAAAATCAAACAGAACACTCATCAGCACCATTTAAAACATTCAAAGGCTAA
- a CDS encoding DegT/DnrJ/EryC1/StrS family aminotransferase, translating into MEKRIWLSPPHMGGTEMSYIQQAFDTNWIAPVGANVDAFEKQIEEFMGCGHVAALSSGTAALHLALVLLGVTRGDFVICQSLTFAASANPIFYQGATPVFVDSEPLTWNICPDALESAIKHCVRKGKKPKAIIIVHLYGMPARMDEIITLCHHHDIPLIEDAAEALGSAYKGQKAGSLCKFGIFSFNGNKILTTSGGGALWSADQTAIQKAKFLATQARDPAPHYAHSVTGYNYSLSNICAGIGRGQMQVLEDRIAQRRANYTFYQQTFSTLARLQFQNEPPECFSNRWLTALTLDFQQTGISPQTIIAALECKNIESRHLWKPMHMQPLFKDAPYFGGTIAGDLFRSGICLPSGSSLAEDDLQRVTQVITNLFA; encoded by the coding sequence ATGGAAAAGAGAATATGGCTGTCTCCGCCACATATGGGCGGGACGGAAATGAGTTACATTCAACAGGCATTTGACACAAACTGGATCGCACCGGTCGGAGCGAATGTGGATGCTTTTGAGAAGCAGATTGAGGAGTTTATGGGTTGCGGACATGTGGCAGCACTGTCATCGGGGACCGCGGCGTTACATCTTGCATTGGTTTTGCTTGGCGTCACGAGAGGGGATTTCGTCATATGTCAGTCCCTTACATTCGCAGCCAGTGCTAACCCGATATTCTACCAGGGCGCAACGCCTGTTTTTGTTGACAGTGAACCACTTACCTGGAATATTTGTCCGGATGCTTTGGAAAGTGCTATCAAGCATTGTGTCAGAAAAGGCAAAAAACCCAAAGCCATCATTATTGTGCATTTATATGGCATGCCTGCGCGTATGGATGAGATTATAACATTATGCCATCACCACGACATTCCATTGATCGAAGACGCCGCGGAAGCACTTGGCTCTGCATACAAAGGGCAAAAGGCTGGCTCATTATGCAAATTTGGCATTTTCTCTTTCAACGGAAACAAGATCCTTACGACATCGGGTGGCGGGGCACTGTGGTCGGCCGATCAGACGGCTATTCAAAAAGCTAAGTTTTTGGCAACGCAAGCCAGAGATCCTGCACCGCATTATGCGCATTCGGTAACCGGTTACAATTACAGTTTGAGCAACATTTGCGCAGGAATAGGGAGAGGACAAATGCAGGTTCTGGAAGATCGAATTGCCCAAAGACGCGCGAATTACACATTTTATCAACAAACATTCAGCACATTAGCCAGATTACAATTTCAGAATGAACCTCCTGAATGCTTTTCCAATCGCTGGTTAACCGCATTGACATTGGATTTCCAACAAACAGGAATCTCTCCGCAAACAATAATAGCAGCACTGGAATGCAAGAACATTGAATCCCGGCATCTATGGAAACCGATGCATATGCAGCCTTTGTTTAAGGACGCGCCTTATTTTGGGGGCACCATTGCCGGTGACTTATTCCGATCCGGCATTTGCCTACCCTCCGGTTCCAGCCTGGCGGAGGATGATTTGCAGCGCGTTACCCAAGTTATTACCAACCTTTTTGCATAA
- a CDS encoding putative LPS assembly protein LptD has protein sequence MAAFLIFSTVACVQQRTKRTGKNQGKPNVTTSAKQTADSLLAVKKQAGIDTTGAGKNAASVNGAIAGGDTSLTNKGLADSTAVDSLSNQDDLQNTVKYTSEDSTITDAVLKQVHLYGNAEVTYGTINLKASYIRLNWITNEVYAVGTPDPADSTSKKTIGDPIFQDGPETYNTKEIRYNFKTKKALIQGIVTQEGDGNIRGEKVKKDAEGNFYIRHSMYTTCNLTHPHYYINAPKIKMVNKKQVISGPFNLVISDVPLPIALPFGFFPFPKKKENGTSGILFPTYGEEPNGRGFYLREGGYYFAISEYINASVTGQIYSTGSWGLGVASTYSRRYQYNGNFALRFNKNKSSDEVDRDLGRGQTNDFSIIWSHAPRPRGNSQFSANVNVSSNSYNQLQEFETNKYISNVASSSVQYNRTFGQFMRAAASLRVNQNFGQIDPADGRKKNGKTNVSTDFSFGVNQIAPFALKGGRGRWYESFRLGLDFSGNYALTNSLTAIDTSSSSLGFSIINNVDPTRANKTKVVEFNLNNLPQMLKDAQFTGRYSLPISLPNFKVLRFVNVTPSLSLQGEVFTKQYAYSVEKNQVRIDTLRQAGTEYSYNFGAGVNTRFYGTFFVKGKRLEAIRHTVIPSLSFTYTPDFTGDAFGFYQKVNIKNRGLDREYSLSRFRGVGTGVSNGQASSVVSFSLNNSFEMKLKTKSDTAAQQFEKVSLLDNLSLGGNYNLLADSLNLSNITVNANARIGKNLNLNFNMNLDPYAYEANPRVLSNQVGTRVNKYAVTQGQGLANLQNLGFTLGTSFAPKSSDKTKPVVPPANGNPTVTEEQREFIAQNPELYVDFNIPWNVSLNYNFGLTKPGLSRAQLIQAVQVTGDLSLSKNFKVSVNTGFDFTAFEPTITSLTLYRDLHCWDMSFSWTPFAGSASRVSNYNFTLKVKSSILQDLKVTRRRSFYDRSAY, from the coding sequence GTGGCAGCGTTTCTTATATTCAGCACAGTCGCCTGTGTACAGCAACGCACTAAGAGAACCGGGAAAAATCAGGGTAAGCCGAACGTCACAACTTCTGCCAAACAGACAGCGGACTCTCTCCTTGCTGTAAAAAAACAAGCTGGCATCGACACAACCGGTGCCGGGAAGAATGCTGCGTCCGTCAATGGTGCAATTGCAGGGGGCGATACTTCCCTCACTAACAAAGGATTAGCAGATTCCACCGCGGTAGATTCTTTATCAAATCAGGACGATCTCCAAAACACGGTTAAATATACGTCAGAGGATTCGACGATCACGGATGCGGTTTTAAAGCAGGTCCATTTGTATGGAAATGCAGAAGTGACTTACGGGACCATTAACCTGAAAGCCAGTTATATACGGCTTAACTGGATCACCAATGAAGTTTACGCCGTTGGAACCCCCGATCCTGCCGACTCTACCTCAAAGAAAACGATCGGCGATCCCATATTTCAGGATGGGCCTGAGACTTACAATACCAAAGAGATCCGGTATAATTTCAAAACAAAAAAGGCCTTGATTCAGGGCATTGTAACGCAGGAAGGGGATGGGAACATTCGTGGTGAAAAGGTAAAAAAGGATGCGGAAGGCAATTTTTACATTCGCCATTCCATGTATACGACCTGTAATCTGACACATCCGCATTACTACATCAATGCGCCGAAGATAAAAATGGTGAATAAAAAACAGGTTATTTCCGGGCCATTCAACCTGGTAATCAGCGATGTTCCGTTGCCTATTGCGCTTCCTTTCGGGTTTTTCCCTTTTCCAAAAAAGAAAGAAAACGGAACTTCCGGGATCCTTTTCCCTACGTATGGTGAGGAGCCTAATGGACGTGGGTTCTACCTGCGGGAAGGTGGCTACTACTTTGCAATCAGTGAATACATCAATGCATCCGTAACCGGGCAGATTTACTCAACCGGAAGCTGGGGTTTGGGCGTGGCTTCTACGTATTCAAGGCGGTACCAGTACAATGGTAATTTCGCATTGCGGTTCAATAAAAATAAGTCCAGTGACGAGGTGGACAGGGATCTTGGCCGCGGACAAACCAATGATTTCAGCATTATCTGGTCGCATGCGCCGAGGCCGCGCGGGAATTCGCAGTTTTCTGCAAATGTGAATGTGAGCAGCAACAGTTACAACCAGTTACAGGAATTTGAAACCAATAAATACATTTCCAATGTCGCGAGTTCGTCCGTTCAGTATAACCGTACGTTCGGGCAGTTCATGCGCGCTGCGGCGAGTTTGCGGGTAAACCAGAATTTCGGGCAAATTGATCCGGCTGACGGAAGAAAGAAAAATGGTAAGACCAACGTTTCGACCGATTTCAGCTTTGGCGTAAACCAGATTGCGCCTTTCGCATTAAAAGGCGGGCGGGGACGCTGGTATGAAAGCTTCCGTCTTGGACTCGATTTCAGTGGTAACTACGCATTGACCAACTCGCTGACTGCGATAGATACTTCTTCATCAAGCCTGGGCTTCTCGATCATTAACAACGTTGATCCGACACGCGCTAACAAAACCAAAGTAGTTGAATTTAATCTTAATAATCTTCCCCAAATGTTGAAGGATGCGCAGTTCACGGGCCGTTACAGCCTGCCGATTTCGCTTCCTAACTTCAAAGTTTTGCGATTCGTGAATGTTACGCCGAGCCTTTCCCTGCAAGGTGAAGTTTTTACCAAACAATACGCTTATTCAGTTGAGAAAAACCAGGTCCGCATTGATACATTAAGGCAGGCCGGAACGGAATATTCTTACAACTTCGGTGCGGGTGTCAATACGCGTTTTTACGGAACATTCTTCGTTAAAGGCAAGCGTCTGGAAGCAATCCGCCACACTGTTATCCCTTCATTATCATTCACTTACACGCCGGATTTCACGGGTGATGCTTTTGGTTTTTATCAAAAAGTAAACATTAAAAACCGCGGCCTGGACCGGGAATACTCATTATCCAGGTTCAGGGGTGTGGGAACGGGTGTGAGCAACGGGCAGGCTTCGAGTGTCGTTTCTTTTAGTTTGAACAACTCATTTGAAATGAAACTCAAAACAAAAAGCGACACGGCTGCGCAACAGTTTGAAAAAGTGTCGTTGCTGGACAACCTGAGTTTGGGGGGAAATTATAACCTGCTGGCCGATTCGCTGAACCTGTCCAACATTACGGTGAACGCCAATGCAAGAATTGGTAAGAACCTGAACTTGAACTTTAATATGAACCTGGATCCTTACGCATATGAGGCGAATCCACGGGTGTTGAGCAATCAGGTGGGAACGAGGGTGAATAAATATGCTGTTACGCAAGGTCAGGGATTGGCGAACCTGCAAAACCTGGGCTTTACGTTGGGAACCAGTTTTGCACCGAAAAGCTCTGACAAGACAAAACCTGTGGTGCCACCAGCGAACGGAAACCCGACCGTTACTGAGGAGCAGCGTGAGTTTATCGCCCAAAACCCGGAACTCTATGTAGATTTCAATATTCCCTGGAATGTGTCGCTGAACTATAACTTCGGCCTCACCAAACCCGGACTTTCCAGAGCACAACTCATTCAGGCTGTTCAGGTTACGGGGGACCTCAGTTTGTCCAAAAACTTCAAGGTCAGTGTTAATACGGGCTTCGACTTCACTGCATTTGAGCCTACTATTACGTCCTTAACCCTTTACCGCGACCTGCATTGCTGGGATATGAGTTTCAGCTGGACGCCGTTTGCGGGAAGTGCTTCGCGTGTAAGCAATTACAACTTCACATTGAAAGTAAAATCCAGCATTCTGCAGGATTTGAAAGTGACCCGCCGCCGTTCGTTCTACGACAGGTCTGCTTACTAG
- a CDS encoding N-acetylmuramoyl-L-alanine amidase family protein has translation MLKVLKLVIVVSVLFVSLAFVIQDDAAPARSSKVKTVVIDAGHGGKDPGTRGRVTKEKDVALAVALELGRKIKEETPEVKVLYTRSTDVFIELGERSAFANRNNADLFISVHCNATPSSRSVRGTETFVMGLHKTQGNLDVAKRENSVILQETNYKQKYKGFDPNSPLAHIMLANYQSAFISSSLRLADLIEKKFQSVSDRDSRGVKQAGFLVLWRCAMPSVLIETGFLSTPDEEEYLGSEEGQKEVAESIHQAFMAYKKDMDR, from the coding sequence ATGTTAAAAGTTCTTAAATTAGTAATTGTAGTAAGTGTCCTTTTTGTAAGCCTCGCTTTTGTAATTCAAGATGATGCCGCACCTGCCAGATCCAGCAAAGTAAAAACGGTGGTCATCGACGCAGGCCATGGCGGTAAAGATCCCGGGACGCGCGGACGTGTTACCAAAGAAAAAGACGTAGCACTGGCAGTTGCACTTGAACTCGGGCGAAAGATCAAAGAAGAAACTCCGGAAGTAAAAGTACTATATACCAGATCAACTGACGTTTTTATTGAATTAGGGGAGCGCTCTGCTTTTGCAAACCGCAACAATGCCGACCTTTTTATCTCGGTCCATTGCAATGCAACACCGAGCTCCCGGTCCGTGAGAGGAACGGAAACATTCGTGATGGGTTTACACAAAACACAAGGAAACCTGGACGTTGCGAAGCGCGAAAACTCGGTTATCTTGCAGGAAACGAACTATAAGCAAAAATACAAGGGCTTCGATCCAAACTCACCATTGGCGCACATCATGCTCGCCAACTACCAGAGTGCATTTATTTCCAGCAGCCTTCGCCTGGCAGATCTGATTGAAAAGAAATTTCAATCTGTGTCCGATCGCGACAGCCGCGGTGTAAAACAAGCCGGGTTTTTGGTGTTATGGAGATGCGCTATGCCCAGTGTTTTAATCGAAACAGGCTTTTTATCCACGCCGGATGAAGAGGAATATCTGGGTTCAGAAGAAGGCCAGAAAGAAGTGGCGGAATCCATTCATCAGGCGTTTATGGCATACAAGAAAGATATGGACCGGTAA
- a CDS encoding acetyltransferase, translating into MLIYGAGGHAKIIISLLRDAGFEIHAIFDDDPVGKTCAGFSVSNYDPGLQSAQPLILAIGNNMIRKKLAAEVSHGFANAFHPSSLIAPDVQFGYGNAVLHRTVIQTDTIIRNHCIVNTGALIEHECRISDFVHIGPGAVLCGNVTIGECTSIGAGSVVVPNVIIGKNCLIGAGSVVTRNIPDGAIARGNPARIIKQTHYGKENMAVSATYGRDGNELHSTGI; encoded by the coding sequence ATGCTCATCTACGGCGCCGGCGGCCACGCCAAAATTATCATCAGCCTGTTGCGGGATGCAGGATTTGAGATCCATGCGATCTTCGACGATGATCCGGTCGGGAAAACTTGTGCAGGATTTTCTGTTTCAAATTATGATCCTGGGTTGCAATCTGCTCAGCCTTTAATTCTTGCGATTGGCAATAATATGATCCGAAAGAAACTGGCCGCTGAGGTAAGTCACGGTTTTGCCAATGCATTTCATCCTTCATCCCTCATTGCGCCTGATGTTCAGTTTGGTTACGGCAATGCAGTACTGCATCGCACTGTAATTCAAACAGATACAATTATCAGGAATCATTGCATTGTCAACACCGGCGCATTGATCGAACATGAATGCCGGATTTCGGACTTCGTTCACATTGGGCCCGGGGCGGTGCTTTGTGGTAATGTTACGATTGGTGAATGCACCTCGATTGGCGCCGGAAGCGTGGTGGTTCCCAATGTTATTATTGGTAAAAATTGCCTGATCGGCGCAGGAAGCGTTGTTACGAGAAACATTCCCGATGGAGCCATTGCCCGCGGAAATCCTGCCCGAATCATTAAACAAACACACTATGGAAAAGAGAATATGGCTGTCTCCGCCACATATGGGCGGGACGGAAATGAGTTACATTCAACAGGCATTTGA
- a CDS encoding DUF1573 domain-containing protein → MKVFFSALVLLVGLSTVSFAQKGVLKFKEETHKFGKVPQGTPVTHEFVFTNTGSDPVVLSNVTVSCGCTTPVWSKDPVLPGKTGSVKATFNAAAAGPFNKPVTVFSNTEGGSITLYLNGEVVPKAAAKSSK, encoded by the coding sequence ATGAAAGTATTTTTTTCCGCGCTGGTTTTATTGGTAGGCTTGTCCACCGTTAGTTTTGCGCAAAAAGGTGTGTTGAAATTCAAGGAAGAAACGCACAAATTTGGTAAAGTGCCACAAGGAACGCCTGTAACACACGAGTTTGTATTTACTAACACAGGTTCCGATCCGGTTGTACTTTCTAACGTAACCGTATCTTGCGGATGTACAACGCCGGTTTGGTCAAAAGACCCCGTGCTTCCAGGTAAAACAGGTTCTGTAAAAGCTACATTCAACGCAGCCGCAGCAGGTCCGTTTAATAAGCCTGTAACTGTTTTCAGCAACACCGAAGGAGGTTCGATTACATTATACCTGAATGGTGAAGTTGTTCCGAAAGCAGCAGCAAAATCTTCAAAATAA
- a CDS encoding alpha-ketoacid dehydrogenase subunit alpha/beta → MLQNDSLTGSSVLSKESITKDYRLACESRQVSLLGRKDTMGGRSKFGIFGDGKEVAQIALSRAFQLGDFRSGYYRDQTIEAALGNITWQQFFAQMYAHADLEHEPSTGGRSMNGHFSTRWLDEEGQWLDQTKLYNSVCDISSTAGQIPRAVGLAYASKLFRNNKDLHDLTNFTRQGNEIVFATIGDASTSQGMFLEAMNAAGVLQIPLLTSVWDDGYGISVPVEYQTTKSSISKALAGLQRNEEEPGLEIFTVKGWDYPAIIETYQRAAALCRAEQVPVLVHVTELTQPQGHSTSGSHERYKSKQRLKWENDQDCNVIFRNWILQNGYATDEELEQIEIEAKETAHSARNQAWQAYRKELDKEYLETIQLLQDAMRSSAHANELSNIVLELSKTYLPVRRDMVSSIRKALRLLGREDNPSKDALKASLQNSLKDNAQRFSTHLYSDSADSPLNVPPVKPEFSEESPTVDGREVIRSYFNALFERDPRVVTLGEDVGFIGDVNQGLAGLQEKFGELRITDTGIRETTIVGQGIGMAMRGLRPIVEIQYFDYIYYALATLTDDLATLRYRTAGGQKAPLIVRTRGHRLEGIWHSGSPMGTMLSSLRGIHVIVPRNFVQAAGFYNTLIKGDDPALIVEPLNSYRQKEILPDNIGEICVPLGEPEIIREGNDITIVTYGSMCRIVMEAAAQLQKSGIEAEVIDVQTLLPFDIHSSIAESVKKTNRVIFADEDLPGSASAYMMQQVVEKQNVYRWLDSAPITVSAKDHRPPYGSDGDYFSKPNADDIFEAAYRIMQEANPEHYPELF, encoded by the coding sequence ATGCTTCAAAATGATAGTTTGACCGGTTCCAGTGTGTTGAGTAAGGAAAGTATCACCAAAGACTATCGCCTTGCGTGCGAAAGTCGTCAGGTGAGTTTGCTGGGAAGGAAGGACACAATGGGTGGACGTTCGAAATTTGGCATTTTTGGAGATGGTAAGGAAGTAGCTCAGATCGCATTATCGAGGGCATTTCAGCTGGGTGATTTTCGCTCGGGATACTACCGCGACCAGACCATTGAGGCGGCGCTTGGCAACATTACATGGCAACAGTTTTTCGCACAAATGTACGCCCACGCCGATCTCGAACATGAGCCTAGCACAGGCGGGAGGTCCATGAACGGCCATTTTTCTACGCGGTGGCTGGACGAAGAAGGCCAGTGGCTGGACCAGACAAAACTCTATAATTCAGTTTGCGATATTTCTTCTACGGCAGGCCAGATTCCACGCGCCGTGGGGCTTGCATACGCTTCAAAATTATTCAGGAACAATAAAGACCTGCACGATCTGACCAACTTTACACGTCAGGGAAATGAAATTGTTTTCGCAACGATCGGTGACGCTTCCACTTCTCAGGGCATGTTCCTGGAAGCAATGAATGCGGCTGGTGTTTTGCAAATTCCATTGCTGACTTCGGTTTGGGATGATGGTTATGGCATCTCAGTTCCTGTTGAATATCAAACTACAAAGTCCAGCATTTCCAAAGCGCTGGCAGGTTTGCAGCGGAATGAGGAAGAGCCGGGATTAGAAATATTTACAGTAAAAGGCTGGGATTATCCGGCCATTATCGAGACATACCAGCGGGCCGCAGCGCTCTGCAGGGCAGAGCAGGTTCCTGTTTTAGTCCATGTTACCGAGCTCACCCAACCACAGGGACATTCCACTTCGGGCTCTCACGAGAGATACAAATCCAAGCAGCGCCTGAAATGGGAAAATGACCAGGACTGCAATGTGATATTCAGGAACTGGATCCTCCAAAATGGTTATGCAACGGACGAGGAACTGGAACAGATAGAAATTGAGGCCAAGGAAACTGCTCATAGCGCCCGTAACCAGGCCTGGCAGGCTTACCGCAAGGAACTGGATAAAGAATATCTCGAAACGATCCAGCTCCTGCAGGATGCCATGCGTTCAAGCGCACATGCCAATGAGCTGAGTAATATAGTCCTGGAACTCTCCAAAACGTATTTGCCGGTAAGAAGGGATATGGTTTCCAGCATTCGAAAAGCATTGCGGTTGCTCGGCAGAGAAGATAATCCGTCGAAAGATGCGCTCAAAGCCTCCCTTCAAAATAGCCTGAAAGACAATGCACAGCGTTTCAGCACCCATCTTTACAGCGATTCTGCCGACTCGCCGTTAAATGTCCCCCCGGTAAAACCCGAATTTTCAGAAGAAAGCCCGACCGTTGATGGCCGTGAGGTCATTCGTTCTTATTTCAATGCGCTTTTCGAAAGAGATCCGCGCGTGGTAACATTGGGTGAAGACGTTGGTTTTATTGGAGATGTAAACCAGGGGTTAGCCGGCTTGCAGGAAAAATTCGGTGAATTAAGGATTACTGACACGGGAATCCGGGAAACAACGATCGTGGGCCAGGGAATTGGCATGGCCATGCGCGGATTGAGGCCGATTGTCGAAATTCAATACTTTGACTACATCTATTACGCGCTAGCAACGCTCACAGACGATCTGGCAACGTTGCGTTACCGAACAGCTGGCGGTCAAAAAGCACCGTTGATCGTTCGTACGCGCGGGCACAGGCTCGAAGGGATCTGGCACTCGGGCTCGCCGATGGGCACCATGCTGAGCAGCCTCCGCGGAATTCATGTTATTGTGCCAAGAAATTTTGTGCAGGCGGCTGGATTTTATAATACATTAATCAAAGGCGACGATCCGGCGCTGATCGTTGAACCGCTGAATTCTTACCGCCAAAAAGAAATTCTTCCAGATAATATAGGCGAAATCTGCGTCCCATTGGGCGAACCTGAAATAATTCGTGAAGGAAATGACATTACCATTGTGACCTATGGCTCAATGTGCCGTATAGTAATGGAAGCCGCTGCTCAATTGCAAAAATCAGGCATTGAAGCAGAGGTTATTGATGTGCAGACTTTGTTGCCTTTTGACATTCACAGCAGCATTGCGGAATCGGTCAAAAAAACCAACAGGGTTATTTTCGCTGACGAAGATTTGCCGGGAAGCGCTTCTGCTTATATGATGCAGCAAGTAGTTGAGAAGCAAAATGTTTATCGCTGGCTGGATTCTGCACCCATAACCGTTTCGGCGAAAGATCACCGTCCTCCATATGGATCGGATGGGGATTATTTCTCTAAACCAAATGCAGATGACATCTTTGAAGCAGCTTATCGGATCATGCAGGAAGCCAACCCGGAACATTACCCGGAGCTTTTCTAA
- a CDS encoding MlaD family protein, whose product MKISREAKVGIMAVFAIVMLYFGFHILKGSDVFSRTHQYYVVYDNIDGLTASNPVLLNGLNVGRVQEIRLLQNQKNRLLVSIDVQKSIVIPAGTAAILADGGLLGGKVVNLAMGTGPALQDGDTLVSRKEAGISAVLQQQALPLVNHADSLIKNLDVVVMGFKETGLILNQVLKNYNQTGTNLQGLLNENRANLVALTSNLNKLSTSLVETEKELKPLLAKTGTLADSLNALRLGETVQNANKTIGELHTLLASVESGKGTAGKLIKDETLYNNIDRTMVSLNKLLTNLREHPKRYINISVFGKKDKGPSESPLDTTTVIK is encoded by the coding sequence ATGAAAATATCAAGAGAAGCAAAAGTTGGGATAATGGCCGTTTTCGCCATTGTCATGTTATATTTCGGCTTTCACATCCTAAAAGGCTCCGACGTTTTTTCCAGAACACATCAGTACTACGTGGTTTACGACAACATTGACGGTCTGACAGCCTCCAATCCGGTGCTGCTGAATGGTTTGAATGTGGGCCGTGTGCAGGAAATCAGGTTATTGCAAAATCAAAAGAACCGGTTGCTGGTAAGCATCGATGTGCAGAAAAGTATTGTTATTCCTGCGGGAACGGCCGCAATCCTCGCGGATGGCGGGTTACTGGGTGGAAAAGTCGTTAATCTCGCCATGGGAACCGGCCCGGCTTTGCAGGATGGTGATACATTAGTTTCGCGAAAGGAAGCGGGCATTTCTGCCGTTTTGCAGCAGCAGGCATTACCGCTCGTAAACCACGCCGATTCGCTCATTAAGAACCTGGATGTAGTGGTAATGGGATTTAAAGAAACCGGTTTGATCTTGAACCAGGTTTTGAAGAACTACAACCAGACCGGGACGAACTTGCAGGGGTTACTGAATGAAAACCGCGCTAATCTGGTCGCCCTGACCTCCAATCTGAACAAACTTTCCACTTCCCTCGTCGAAACAGAAAAGGAATTGAAGCCGCTTTTGGCCAAAACAGGCACATTAGCAGACTCGCTTAATGCTTTGCGGCTGGGCGAAACGGTGCAGAATGCAAATAAGACCATTGGTGAACTGCATACCTTGCTGGCAAGCGTGGAATCGGGCAAAGGCACTGCCGGAAAGCTCATTAAGGACGAAACGCTTTACAATAACATTGACCGCACGATGGTAAGCCTCAACAAACTGTTGACCAACCTCCGCGAACATCCGAAGCGTTACATTAACATTTCCGTTTTTGGTAAAAAAGACAAAGGCCCGTCCGAATCCCCGCTCGATACAACCACGGTCATCAAATAG